The Salmo salar chromosome ssa19, Ssal_v3.1, whole genome shotgun sequence DNA window GAATGCCAGTTGAGAGGCATAATGAGTACCCCTATGGCTTCTCCTCcactacatccctccctccctctcttctacgGCACTCTCAATGCAATTCCACACAATCACACTCCTTGGGAGGTCCTGCGTCTTTTCCAGGCAACTGAAGCAACAGTGTGCCAAATCACTCCACCAGCCAGTCACTCACCCTCAGCGAAGACTAGGCACATGATAGTAGACCCCCATATCAACCTTAGCAAAGGACAAGCCAATCCAGACCCATTAGACTAGATATCGACTGGTGACGTTCTAACGGGTCAGAATGACTGGGCCTAGCTGTGGTGATTAATTAACTGCATTTTTCATACCCATTTCAAAAAGTCTAGTTGACGTTGGTGTTTATTTGGTATTTTTTACTAAATGTTTTCAACAAACCACTTGACCACTCTAAAATGACataagtgtgtgcatgcatgtgtgtgtatgtgtacacacTCCCATGAGTGTGACTGTCTGTGGGAAAGGGTAGGAAAACATTTGTTAATTAATTCCTCCAACAGTTCCTTTATAGCACACACATTTTGGTCCCTAGGCAGATATGCTCAGCTGCATCAGGCACTCGGCAAGCCCAGGGGGGCACGGAGTACAGAGCATGGAGTCCAGGGACAGGTTAACTGCATACCTGCTGATTCTCCAAGCAGCTACAAGTATCTTGTTGCAATCCCCCCACAcctcccaccccctcctcctttgTCTGTGACAGCCTTTAGGGAACCAGAGGAGTCGTTAGCGCTAATTGATGATACAGTGGgcccctctggataagagctacTGACTATTGGCAAAAAGTGGCATTCCTTATATAACATGTTCAGATGTAATAAGTCCACACGTTTAATTTGACTAGACTTGAACAATAAACATGGCTGTTTTTTATCAGGAAATGAACCGTCAATAACATTTGAATCCAATCCTTCATGCCAATTTGTGGTTTTCTATGGACTAACAACACCATGAAGAATAAATTACAACTGTGATATGCCACTCCTTGATAAAATCACTGGTCTGATAACTTTACCCAATCTAAATTATTAgatataaaatcaaatcaaattgcattggtCACATAGACATAATTAGGTGATGATATTgcggatgtagcgaaatgcttgtaaaacAATAAACGTTCAGGgttaataatgtaaaaaataacacacaaaaaaaaaaaaatactgcaaagttactTAGTGAACTAGAaccagagctgccatgtctgtcggcgccatcttgcctTTTACTATTGCTATCATTAGTCTTTATTAAATACACTGAGCTGAGGTGAAAACTATTTATATTGTTACGGTAAACTTTGAGTCCACCTGCAAACCCTTTATGGAGCTACGTTTTTACCTCTGGTCATGTTCATCTGTaaaatatgcatgtatgtatCGCCATCTTGTGGAAGAGTATTCATGCAGGAAAATATTATTTTCCTTACCTTTCTTCTATATTCCAGTAGGTGGTGCTCTGGTGTCACTGAATACAGAGGTCTTGTGAAAACCATGGTGGAAAACTATCGAGTCTACTAAACAGATTGTATACGAAAAAGCACAACATTACATTAAATATTTGACCTTATCTTTCACTATCCTCTCAGACAGTCATCAACCAGTTGAACCCCGTTACTATTCCACCCAAACACCTCAGTATCCTGCAGTATAGTAGACCTACATCCGAGTCCCCTTTAAACCCCAACCCAACATCCAGGTAACCATGTTAGGGCCACTGGCAGCGAGGCCTGCTGAAATGTGAGCCCATGACTATCTGCCTGTATTTTTTATTCATCTCATCCGCTGATCTAGTCCTCCACAGAGCAGACACCTGACTccactgacctgtctgtctctcacaggGACGACTGAAGCACTGGAGCTGACAGCCTGGACAGAGGAACAGGTATGAAAGAGAGGAACGGGAAAGTCAGAGACAGAGATAAGAATAACTGTGGACAAATGCAGAGGATGTGTTTGGCAAAAATGTATCTTAAGTCTTTTGAGTTGTGTTGTTTGGGTTTTGAGGTCTTAGTCCATGTTTCAACAGTAAGGCGACAGGTTCTCTCATTTtggtgttctctgatgaatttggACAATGTATTAAGTGACTCTTGGATCGAACAGAGTGTTGAAGATAAAACATAGTGAGGGAGAGTTTGGGAAACAATTGAACTGTAGGTTCCCTGTGGGAATTTTTTTAATTAATATTTACAACAGTTCTATCAATAATGAATAGAGATGCTGTGTGAACAGTATACAATTACTGGCAGATCAGGGGATCAGCTGAACAACCGCACAGTCAACATCAGGTATCATATGAAAATCATTGTGGTTGATGTGTTGTGCAGGTAATGGTGAGAAAAGATGTCAGAGCAAAGGCAACGTTCCCTGTCCACCTCAGGAGAGGCCCTCTATCTGGTCCTGGGCCTCGACAAGACCTGTACACAGGATGACATCAAGAAgtcctacaggtacacacacacaacaaaacaccacacacactaaaTCCTTGCTccttgtgtgtttgtgcatgtgcaacCCATTTAAAGATTGAGTTGTTGCCTTGAAGCGAGGACCCACCATTTGGAGTCATTGGCTTTGTAGAGTAACATATAACCTTATGCCTCAATGGAGAAACTGGACTGCATATtacatcactgacaacaacccTTCAGCATGTTGACTCTTGTAAAAACATTTATTCATATAACTAGAAATACTGTAATGCTGTTGGATTTTGGTTTGTAAACAAAGATCCTTTTCTTCATCAAAGCAGGTTATACATTGATCTGTAACCATGCACAAACAAACGTCATGTAACAACCAATGTCTATGGAGGTCAGAGGGAATCATTTtaatgggatgtttttcaggagaAATGTGGCACAGATGTAGAAAAAGAATAACTTTGTGAGACAGAGTGACTGACTGCTACAATACCTTTTATAATCACAGCAAGTGATTGTCAGACAGCTGCATGAATACAATATGACTTCCATAAAACTAAAATATTAATACTACAGAACAGATGGTACCCCTCCTTGTACTCAGTtcatatcgtgtgtgtgtgtgtgtgtgtgtgtgtgtgtgtgtgtgtgtgtgtgtgtgtgtgtgtgtgtgtgtgtgtgtgtgtgtgtgtgtgtgtgtgtgtgtgtgtgtgtgtgtgtgtgcgcgtgcatttCCCACACACAAGCGTGGGTGTACTTGGAAGCTTGTCACAACCTGTTGGGAATTGTATGACCCTAGCATTATTGCAGCAGACAAATTGCTATGTACCCACACAACAAGTAGTACCTCAACCTTATAATAAAATAGCAGGACAGACTTCCTATAATATGGAGAGCTGCTGATAAAACTCACTGGTCTCAGTACTCAACTTTAATATGGTTATTGTGTAATAATGTTAGTATGAAAGGAACCTTTGATGATTAGACCTAATCCAAATCAATTGTCTTAACTCAAGCCGTTATCAATTATATTTGGTAATGTAATTCTACATTTGAATGTAGATTTTGTTTAAGATAACTCTTTTATCCTATAACCTACATTTCAGTCAAAGGATGCCTGTCAAGCCCTCGTTCATACCTTGAGTTCTCTCTcatttcaccaatacatttccaTTATGTAGTAAGGCATTCCAACATGTAGTAAGTCAGAATCTAATGACTTGTAATATAAATTCACTTCAGACTCGAGTCATACAGATGCCATCACAATTAGTAGTTCTTAATTAATTGCTCTAATTGGAATTCACTTCCAGGAACCATCCAAATGGTTAGCGTTTGAACAGCCCTTGTTTGTGGTTAATGAATATGTAATCATAGCAGCATTTTCAGAGCCTCTTGGCTTCATTAAAAATAAACAAGCAGACGTGCTTCAGAGCGTCATGAAATGTTGATGAGAAATTATAATTTACAGCaaaaaaagagagtgagaaaaaAATGAATTATGTAAAAGTGACTGTAGTTATATTTATTTAATGGTGTCTGTCAACCAAGGGTTCCAATGGACCTAATGCCAAAAAATAAAAACTGCAGTTGAATTCAAAATGGCAGACTGGTACACCATGTATAGAACTGGGCACCAGCAGTTAGCTCAGTGTTTCAGTTATATACTCTAGGTTAAATATTTACATTCTCTAGCCTGACTTAAGAGTTTTAATTGTACTATACATGCTATTACAACTTTCTTTGGCTTATTGAACTAATATACCAATgcctggcaggtgtgtgtgttgatgggtgTGAGGGAGCAGGCTTCTAACCACACCTAATGGGAGATAACAGTGCTGCCTCTTACTGAACTCATTAGATAAGACCATAAAATAACAAGACAGTAACAATGAAAACAACATTTCTGTTAGCGAAGCCTTTCGGATTGCATCATCTTTTCAATTTCGTAATATTTTTTACTATTTAGAAAACATGCTTTGAAATATCATCCAGACAAGAACCCAGAGAACCCGAACGCCACAGATAAATTCAAGGAGCTCAACAATGCCCACTCCGTGCTGTCAGATGCCTCCAAGAGGAACATCTACGACAGCTATGGCTCCCTCGGTCTGTACGTGGCACAGCAGTTTGGAGAGGAGAACGTCAATGCTTATTTCATGCTCTCCAGTTGGTGGGcaaaggtgggtgtgtgtgtgtgtgtgtgtgtgtatgcgtgcgtgtgtgtgtgtgtgtgtgtgaacaaggaAAGTCTATGTTCATGTGTTAATAGTGAGTGGTCTATGTCCATCCTCCACACAGGGTCTGTTTGCCGTCTGCGGGGTGCTAACAGGCTGCTACTTCTGCTGCTGCCTGTGCTGCTGTTTCAACTGCTGCTGTGGGAAGTGTAAACCCAAAACTCCTGGAGAGGAGGACCCCGACAGCTACGTGTCCCCTGAAGACCTCGAGGAGCAGATCCGCACAGACATGGAGACAGGTGAGCAAATCAAATAAcattgtcacgtgccgaatacaacaggtgtagactttactgtgaaacgagccctttcccaacaatgcaaagtTAAAAAGGAAGAAAATTATCacacaaaaaaaggaaatagtaacacaataaaagggtaccggtaccaagtcaatgtgctggggtatgaggtagttgaggtgattgaggtaatatgtacatgtagctaGGGATAAAAGTGACACAGCACAGTTACAATGGTCAGGGTTTTGTAACAGAGAGATAAGGTGAGCCCCACTGAGAATAATGAAGTTTCCCTTTGACACTGATCTGAGGTCAGTGTTGCATTTCACATTCCTAATGGCTAAGGTTAGGACTCTAGgatggtaagctgatcctagatctgtgcctaaagGCAACTTCTACCATGAGCAAGCCTCACAGACTATCTCTCACTGTTTCAGAATTAGCCTATAGCTCGCAGTTTTATTATCCATCTGTtgaaacaacaacagcagcaacctCCTTAATAAGCTCTGCCTACATCACTCTCCTACCGTATCAATATTACCTCATCTATCAATGGAAAAGCATTTGATGCTGCTAGGGCACAAAGACAGTGGAATGGCACAGACAAACTTAAAATATGTTTTCTCAAACACACCAAGTCCGCCAGTTAATGAAAATAAATATACTTGATATATTTGTGCCAGATGTTTGGATATGATAAATTGCTCTGGTGCCAGTTagctgtgggaggtggggtgtggGTTTTTCCCCATGTCTCTGCAGTTCTCAGATACAACTGATAATTACTGCCTCTGAGTCACGTCTCTAAATGTGTTTCCATAGCAGTTATTTTGAGCCCCATCTCACGATTAAAGGGAAACAATGGCCTTGGTTTCAGGCACTCACTGCAAAGTCTCAGCCCCCATGGGAGGATGATGAGAAGGCCTACTCATGTGTTTGGCTTCAGAACACATTGCTTATGATAACATATTTATTGGGAGAATTTCTGAATATGAATAGGACCTCCTACTGTAGGCATAGCCCAGGGTAATTGAACTGATTAACGGGGACTTTACAACCAAAGTTGTAAAACTGCCCTTCAAGCCAGCCAGGCTGACACAGTGTGTGGTGCCAAAAGGACAACCGGCAGCAGGAGGTAAGAGGCTTGACACAGGTAGCCGTCACTCCCTCACAACAGTCAAGACATCCCCCAGTCTCAACAGGAACAGCTATACTATAGATAGTGTCCTAGGCCTATGTTTAGGAACATTTTGGAGGATATGACATATTTTATTAGTTCTGTGCAACATACTGCAACAACGTAAACGGATGCACTGATGAGTTTTTCTTACCTTCTCCAGATGCTGACGACGTCCCCATAATACAGCAGCCAACCAATGCAAGCGAGAGGACCGGGTTGATTGGTGACGGACGACGGGCCTATACCTAACACAACTGAGAAGAAAGATCGGAGGACTGGTGATGTCATAGGGATTCCAGAACTGGCTTTAAATacgtgtatttgagtatttgttATTTGAATACTTATTTTCAATGTATTttagtattttcaaataatgtggcCCGAATCAACTACAACTAAGTATTTGAAAGTGTTTTCAAATAATTTCCTATAAATAGCCTACTatttaacttgtttcaaaaactaTTTTGaaatacctgggttaaatgcatgggagtgtatttgagtcattttatttcagtattttcaaatacattccaatattcaactacttgtctTTTCAAATAAAACATATCTACTTACTTCCAAATGTATTTGAAAGTAATTTAAATAccctaaatagtatttgaacccaagtcTGAGGGGATTCATTCCTTGACCTGGTAGATCCCAAAAGGGTTCCAATTACATTCCACCCCTTGACTACACTTTGTAAattctgaatgagtgttagtttgtgtgcattgtgttttgtgtttgtttattatttattctgAACAAAATACAAAGTATCCCTAGAATTGTGCAGTTCCAAGTTtgggcggtagcctagtggttagagcgttggacttgtaactgaaaggcaagttcgaatccccgagttgataggcagttaacccactgttcctaggccgtcattaaaaataagaatttgttcttaactgacctgcctagttaagtaaaggtaaaaATAACAAAGTGTGGTTGTGAAAGAATTGAGAGATGTCTCTATTTTGTCATGTGAGCAATAAAGACTGCCCTTTTTGAAATGTTACTTTAGcatctattttttttaaaccacatTGCCAGTTTTTCAAACATGTAGATAATTAGATCAGTGTGTATCAATTGCTATAGTTTCACAAATCAGGTAATAAAAAATGTCTtccttcgagccggatttgaaccagcgacctaaggatcgCTATTTAACCtctacagtcctccgctctaccaactgagctatcgaaGGGTATACATACAGGAACGTCGCAGTGGGCAATTTATACGTTAAGGTGCTTCTCTGGCAGGCATTCTAGCTAAGTTGTGTAGTTTACTTTCTGTCATAATTAATTtgggttaaataaaatgtattatgagACTACATTTTTCAATCAcaaaattgtttatttcacctCATTTTAGCAGTCACATATTTAAATGAAGTATAAAAACAAACGAGCTATCTAGCTATGCACATAGctagttacagtagctagctagccaacgacTTTCAAACGCATTCGacacacttagctagctagctggagtCAAGTCGAAGATAATGTGGACATGTGTAACCTAAAAGTATGCTAGCTGTAACAATAATTTACCATTGTCAATGCCTACATTTTCCATCGAAGCTAGCAAGCAACAATGTTACTCTGTGAGCCGGAGACTGCCAGTGCCAcatatgtgaagctagccacaataagaatTAACCACAATAGTGGCACTTTCGCCTTGAAAATAAAAGTCCCTTATTGAAAGTGATGCAAATGCATACTAAACTGCAAAAAAAGCTAACTTAACACGtgaaaatatttgtatgaacataacaagattcaacaactgagacataaactgaacaacttccacagacatgtgaccaacagaaatggaataatgtgtccctgaacaaagggggggggtcaaaatcaaaagtaacagttagtatctggtgtggccaccagctgcattaagtactgcagtgcatctcctcctcgtggactgcgccagatcttgctgtgagatgttacctcactcttccaccaaggcacctgaaagttcccggacatttctggggggaatgtccgtagccctcaccctccgatccaacaggtcccagacgtgctcaatgggattgagacctgggctcttcgctggccatggcagaacactaacattcctgtcttgcaggaaatcatgcacagaacgagcagtatggctggtggcaatgtcatgctggagggtcatgtcaggatgagcctgcaggaagggtaccacatgagggaggaggatgtcttccctgtaacgcacagcgttgagatttcctgcaatgacaacaagctcagtccgatgacacTGTGACTCACCGCCCCAGacaatgacggaccctccacctccaaatcgatcccgctccagagtacagaccttggtgcaacgctcattccttcgacgataaacgcgaatccaaccaccacccctggtgagacaaaaccgcgactcgtcagtgaagagcactttttgccagtcctgtctggtccagcaacggtgggtttgtgcccataggcaacgttgttgccggtgatgtctggtgaagacctgccttacaacaggcctacaagccctcagtccagcctcctgcggacagtctgagcactgatggaaggattgtgcattcctggtgtaactcgggcagttgttgttgccatcctgtacctgtcccgcaggtgttatGTTCGGAtgaaccgatcctgtgcaggtgttgttacacgtggtctgccactgcgaggacgatcagctgtccgtcctgtctccctgtagtgctgtcttaggcgtctgacagtacagacattgcaatttattgccctggccacatctgcagtcctcatgcctccttgcagcatgcctaaggcaggttcacgcagatgagcagggaccctgggcatctttcttttggtgtttttcagagtcagtagaacggcctctttagtgtcctaaattgtcataactgtgaccttaattgcctaccgtctgcaagctgttagtgtcttaacgactgttccacaggtgcatgttcattaattgtttatggttcattgaacaagcatgggaaacagtgtttaaaacctttacaatgaagatctgtgaagttatttggatttttacgaattatctttgaaagacagggtcgtgaaaaaggtttatttttttgctgagtttattacaaacagtggtggaaaaagtacccaattgtcatacttgagtaaaagtaaagatacttcaatagaaaattactcaagtaaaagtgaaagtcacccagtaaaatcctacttcagtaaaagtctaaaagtatttgcttttaaatatacttaaatatcaaaagtaaatgtaattgctaaaatatacttaagtatcaaaatgaaaagtataaataatttcaaattccttatattaagcaacattttcttgtttttttaattcacagatagccaggggcgcacttcaacactcagacataatttacattaTTTATGTagtttacaaacgaagcatgtgtttagtgagtccgccagatcagaggcagtagggatgaccagggatgttctcttgataagtgtgtgaaatagacaattttcctgtcctgcgaAGCATTCAAGTAGTACTTTCAagaatttttacttaagtactttacaccactgattacaaatagtggaatcatgTCATATTTGGACTAGATAATCATTAACAAGATcggaatgttgttatataaaggcaacaaaagacaataatttgTTAATTTCACACTAAAAAAGTCAAATATGAGCTACAACACTAGTATTTGTGTAatctcttcacagttgtgttctgtgggtgtcactgagtagactgatacaccATTTAATTTATCCACAATTCACAGTTAAGGCTGTGCAGTGTAATTTGAATGTCAATAtgcacaataggctgactggggaggtgatttcccACAGTCAAAGTCCCGTAATAACAGCTACGgcgctaatatttgtgtaaacgcTTCACAGCTGTGTTCTCTGGGTGTCTCTGAGAAGACTGATACTTAATTGATCCTCAATCCTGTACAGTGCAATTTGAATGTCCAATACACATATAGTAGGTTGACTGTTAAGCTTAATGTGGCTCATTTCACAGTGGTTTCAGAGTCCTGAGCTATGATGCTAATATTTGTGTAttctcttcacagttgtgttctgtgagtGTTACTAAGTAGACTGATACCCAATTTCATTGATctacaatccataggtaaggctgcaCCCTGCAGGTGATTTCCAGGGCCCGGTTCCATAACGGGGCAGAAGAGGGCTTAGCCCCCTCAGTTGAAACTTGTGCCCCTCAGTTTTATGTTCTTATATAAAAAACAGCAAAAAAGGCACACAGAATCCTCAGTCTTCTCAACCCTCCAAACAAATTGCTCAAGGCAAAAGCAACAGATCTTTACACTGGAGTCAAAGTTGTCCGTAGTGCATTTGAGTCCCCCGAGAAGACATTTGGGTGCAGTTCAGTGCCAATGGCACTGACACACCACCAGTTCCAAGCAAATAACAAAGTTATGTATGTATAAATATCCAGCAATACGTGGtggacagtacagtaggccaggaggacagaggagaagagactgaGTGTAAAAGGCTGTTCTTGGATGCTGTCAttggtgaaatgtcagaatgattcAGCAAATGCAACAGCCAACTGGTGGAGGCCCTGTGTGCCCTTGACCCAGAGAGCCATGACTTTCTAGATGTAAAAAAAGGTTGGTGAAAGCACTACTGGATCAAAGCAAAACACATTTGGTGGAAGCTGAGTTTAATGTCGCTCGCCAGTTTTTGCAGACTGAAATCGCCCGCTCCTGCTCCAATTAGGTCAAATGGACACCACTTGATATCCTGCAACGATTCTCTGGGCCTCTCTCCGCTATGCCGACCATGCTTACTGCACTGACACATGGATTGACTTTTGGTGCGTCCACAGCTACATGCGAGAACAAATTTTCCACTTTGACAAACGTGTTCAGTCGGCACAGATGAAGCATGGGGATCTTACAAGAAGATTTCGGGGAGAATTGAATGATCGATTTCTCAGGAAGTTCCACAGAGCATCAAGGAGGCTGCAACTcttctgaagaaaaaaaatctagtagttaaaaaaataatatattttgtCATATCCAATTAAGAtatctcattgctgcaacttgggagaggcgaaggtcgagtcatgcgtcctctgaaacatgacccaccaaaccgcgctccttaacacccacccacaccaatgtgtcagaggaaacaccattcaactgatgacaaggtcagcctgcaggcacctaggccaccacaaggagtcactagagcgctaTGAGCCAAACCATCCCCttacccggacgacactgggccaattgtgcactgccctatgggactccaggtcaaggccagttgtgacacagcctgggatcaaacccaggtctgtagttatacctcaagcactgtgatgcagtgccttagactgctgtgccactcaggaggccagcTGGTTGGTTTTTATAAAAATCTTGGGTGGTATAGCCATTGGTGTAATTTCATCAAAAACCTAGGGTATGGAATGGCAAAATGACTTCCTTAGCCACTAGCCTACAGTAGGTTTCCAATGGCCTTGCTTTAGTGTGTAGGCCACTGTCCATGGAGCTGATAGAGCACCGCAACGATTTCATGCCAAACTGTCACTTCTTTGTCAAAAGCGCTCAATGGTTTCAACATTTGAACTtttatgtttattgtggtatagtgtgatataagcagaattcaatataattgTGCCACATCACAACGTGCCGCTGAACTCATGAGCGCCATGATTTTCCATGTATGAAGCGGGCCTATAGGCCTGTTTATTTGACAAGACAGCTGTGcatggctgcatctcactgtaggcTATGTTTTGGTTATTTGATCTCCATTCACCTTTTGTTTACTGCATTTGttactgttaatgtaactagcctAAATATAGATTTTTCCGTGCCATTATTGATCTGTTATTTTGTTTACTAGGCCTACTTGGTATAGCTGTTTTGTTTTGTTCGCATTCATTTGTTCGCATTCACAGTCGTGTCAGTATTCTAAGCCAAATTATTATCCAGTAATTTTGTTTGCATGTATTAATAACTAGGCTACTACTTTCAGCGTTTAGTTTGCATTATTTAGGTAAGACAGCTGTGTGTACGGCTGCATTCACATAGGCTGTCAGTAATACTCTAGGTGAATTACCCTATCTATCTTGTAGCCTAAATTCATTACCAAAACTTACTTTAGTGTGTAGGGTACTATCCATTGTACTGATACAGCGCAGCGGAGATAAGCTACGGATTTAGTGCCAGTGTCACTTCAAAAGCACTCAATCATTGGTGTAGAAGTCGCTGCATTTTAACtttatgtttattgtggtataTAAGCAGAAGTaattccaatgcaaaaaaaataaaaaattgtgccACCTCTGGCCCCTCACCGATTTCAATTGCCCCCTTATCACTTTATCCTGGCACCGCACAATAAGAGCTACAatgctaatatttgtgtaaacttcACAGTTGTTTTCTGTGGGTGTCATTTTCAGTGAAAAATGTATGTGCAATACACATAGTAGGTTGACTGGTAAGCTTAATGTGGTTAATTTTACAATggtttcagagtcccgcaatatGAGCTACAACACACAAAATGTTTGTCAAATCTTTACAGttgtgttctctgggtgtcattGAGTAGAATGATACTCCATTTCATGAATCCACAGTCCAATATGAATGTCAGTAAGCACCATAGGCTGACTGGTGAGGtcaaagtcctgcaataagagctaTGACACTAATATTTGTGTCAACTCTTTACAGTTGTGTTTTGTGAGTGTCACTGAATAGACTGATTCACAATTCATAGGTAAATCTGTACAGTGAAATATAATGATGCTCCCAATGCAATTCTGAAGTGTCATACGTTCACAGTGCAATATCAACAGTTTTTTAATcatggacttttattttgaaggcgaacCGCAATTCCACTAGTGTGTCTAGCTTCACATAGGTGCCAGTGCTGAGAAAGAACTGCCTGAAAATGTTTCACTGCAAGGGAAGTAGCAACATTGTAGCTTCACTCAAAACAGCACTTGAGATAGCCTGCTGTATTCATTTTATCCACTGCTTCCTTTTTGTTTATGtggggaattagctcaaatggtagagcgCTCGCTTAGCATGCGAGAAGTAGCGGGATCGATGCCCGCATTCTCCAAAACTTTTCTCGTCCCAGCGCGTGGCAAAATTTAAGTAAACGTGAGTAAACATTACTTTGTGGCGATATTTCGCGTTATAGCTTATACCACGCGTTATAGCGGTAGCCTGATATAGTAAAGATTTACTTTCCTTAACTTTTCCTGCTCATCTCTATGGTAAGTCTTATC harbors:
- the dnjc5 gene encoding dnaJ homolog subfamily C member 5 isoform X1; this encodes MSEQRQRSLSTSGEALYLVLGLDKTCTQDDIKKSYRKHALKYHPDKNPENPNATDKFKELNNAHSVLSDASKRNIYDSYGSLGLYVAQQFGEENVNAYFMLSSWWAKGLFAVCGVLTGCYFCCCLCCCFNCCCGKCKPKTPGEEDPDSYVSPEDLEEQIRTDMETDADDVPIIQQPTNASERTGLIGDGRRAYT